TCGACGAAGGCCTCGTCACTCCCCCGCGCGCGTTGCTGACGGCCGGCGCACCGGAGAGCGTGCCGCTCGAGCATCTCCGCGCGTTCGCTGCGTCCGACCCTGGCGCCGAGGCCGTGCTCGCGTTCCTCGTCAACGTCCTGCTGTCCGGGTGCGCATTCAATGGCCGCCCATTTACGCCACGCGAGGCGGCCGACGCCGCGGCGGCGACGTGCAATCTCGGACTCGAGAACTGGCCCGACGCCTGGGGCGCACGCGACCTCGTCGTGGCGTTTCGGATCGGCTGGACGCTCCTCTTCCGCGACGTCTGCCTGCACACGGCAAGGACGCTGCACGACGTGCTGCGCGATCTCGACTCGCCGGACCGCGACCTGCAGTGGTCGCTGCAGACGCTTCGTCACGCCCTCGGTCGCGAGCTGCAACGCGGCACGCCGTGGCACGTTCGCGAATCGCTCGACGCGATCCTCTCGCTCGACGCCTGCGCGTGGGCGGCGCTGCTCGCGCTCGTCGACGAGTGTCCGACGCTGCACGCCGCGCTGACCTCGCAGCGGCTGCTGAGGGTCGATCCCGCGGCCGTCTCGTTCGTGACGCGCAACGCCGACATTGCCGTCGCGCGCGCCTGGGTCGCGACGCTGGGGTCGGCACTACAAGGGTGAGGCCCGGCACGATCGCCGTCCCTCAGGAGTGCCGGCCAACCGACCAACGTATGATCGCGGGCATGGAGCGCGGGCGCGGTACCATTGGCCTTCGACGTGATCTGATGAGCGACCTTCAAGCAATCGTGGTCTTTACCGACGGAGCGGCGAAAGGCAATCCGGGTCCCGGCGCCTGGGGCGTGATCATCGTCACGCCAGCTGGCGAGGTGACGGAGCATGGGGCGCGCGCGGCGCAGACCACGACCAACAACAGGATGGAACTGACGGGGGCGATCGAAGCGCTGTCGGCGCTGCGCGGCCTGCCAGGCGCGCTGGCGATCTACACCGATTCGACCTACGTGATTCAAGGCATCCGCGGGTGGATCTTCGGCTGGCGCAAGCGAGGCTGGAAAACCGCGGCGGGCGCGGATGTCCTCAATCGCGATTTGTGGGAGCGGCTCGACGCGCTCGTCTCGGCGCGCGGCAAGGGCGGCGTGGCCTGGCACTACGTGCGTGGGCACGCGGGCATTCCGGGTAACGAGCGTGTGGATGCGATCGCCGACGGTCTTGCCCAGGGCCTGCCCATCACGCTGTACCGCGGACCGCTGCTCGGCTACCCGTACGCGATCCTGGATCTACCGTCCGAGACCGACGTGCCCGCGCGCTCGTCCTCAGGCGGCGGCCCGCGGGCGAAGGGCGCGCCCTTCTCGTATCTCAGCGTCGTCGACGGCCAGCTCGCGCG
This genomic window from Vicinamibacterales bacterium contains:
- a CDS encoding RNase H family protein, with the protein product MSDLQAIVVFTDGAAKGNPGPGAWGVIIVTPAGEVTEHGARAAQTTTNNRMELTGAIEALSALRGLPGALAIYTDSTYVIQGIRGWIFGWRKRGWKTAAGADVLNRDLWERLDALVSARGKGGVAWHYVRGHAGIPGNERVDAIADGLAQGLPITLYRGPLLGYPYAILDLPSETDVPARSSSGGGPRAKGAPFSYLSVVDGQLARHATWADCERRVKGRAGARFKKAMSAAEETAILRAWQME